A single window of Colletes latitarsis isolate SP2378_abdomen chromosome 6, iyColLati1, whole genome shotgun sequence DNA harbors:
- the LOC143342697 gene encoding uncharacterized protein LOC143342697 isoform X1 — protein sequence MKVMIVTVILLVSVVEGQVFWREINNRVPTGPFYPGHMHVPPREPFQQHNQGFRPPGPPFPFPLHGLERRHPHQWFPHQQPQIPAIDISNAEWVCRDPKSENMMIITTVDGVQTAFDQQQHLNEWWQNQNGNTNAPPSTTATPEPETDEPTSHGGEGLIDVRIANN from the exons ATGAAAGTGATGATAGTCACCGTGATCCTGTTAGTGTCGGTGGTCGAAGGCCAGGTTTTTTGGAGGGAGATCAATAATAGAGTGCCGACAGGACCGTTTTATCCAGGGCACATGCATGTGCCGCCAAGGGAACCGTTTCAGCAACATAATCAGGGATTCCGACCGCCTGGACCGCCGTTTCCATTTCCTTTACATGGATTAGAAAGACGCCATCCGCATCAGTGGTTTCCTCACCAGCAACCACAAATTCCTGCTATCGATATCAGCAATGCTGAATGGGTTTGTCGCGATCCGAAATCAGAAAACATG ATGATTATTACCACCGTCGATGGAGTACAGACAGCGTTTGACCAGCAACAACACTTAAACGAATGGTGGCAAAATCAGAATGGAAATACTAATGCACCTCCTTCGACAACGGCTACTCCCGAGCCTGAGACGGATGAACCTACTTCTCATGGTGGGGAAGGACTCATCGACGTTAGAATAGCGAACAATTAA
- the LOC143342687 gene encoding uncharacterized protein LOC143342687 isoform X1 — translation MLTRIGNMKDYEFDSNLAVAGPSNIKNLNYNTSKCKTIKEKMVVEKLVSNELSSSDTYSDTDDSYSVNCDEFQEPSSPLDVNIEFCGAISNANDDSSCSVVDIEILEENNNDPNNNLDSIERFQEQVNSSSEPPDNRQRMKSVKCLNIPTPGCSKDFDETKSDHSLDIKLQEEVTQICNLLPKLKYKLVYATLRKNREAENRVELSLWDLLPNKRPTVKFPLKRKLLGNGSSKKSEKISSKIKIIECTETDSSDNLLKYAERNGKQINCAQKTLEDLLSSSDSELSGHLMNDYKGFQSTQNRILQPAKLIHDKRQSFMNRVTAVPSPILSPSKLTYITAPQHTIVNSKNVSKYARCKNKKSVKKVNIPLGRNVFLPPTTNEPMDLYMNYLNFVKNMKKQKLIGKAPNFDFKMRYQVRETYLKPQTANCSVNNSQFRNTTNSSKTLNVVNIDCGNDSIANGLNFENTNTISSTNLSFHNASTNATAINSQNASRNESASTMSENSDLATKTVNLQNLSQNVLSGTAFERKNIALHVESAELTVEVAAATGVDSDILLYPGSSNTTTNSILPCTSAQVISTVTSLDNLLPQSQLSTTRTMPSTVPTVSVAESCSRKHSILSEISDHSTAKILDELSTSSEVDSIPDVVEHARGAVKKKALRNEIIDLSPKFQQMYEELMFVFPERHKDTIKNICLMYFKKEKNGGQTVQIKDLIDFILQSENLYPDKKYGKGITQDYQKETNVKYDQYTYLLSVFPNADSAYLAKVVASMNGSLDSINQFIDTQCENPTYLTREKAELRRGRNIEEQMQYGSGFNVKQFLETIPDPFDYFENPNRQCEYSESALNFLKYRFKRFKTDTLKNLYKTEKYNVTSTARALENMVPDKYPERNIYCKEINPKEEHAFIIHKVQIREYMKKLKEEEKEKKAFEKLKSNNELLECQCCYDNECMPSKCSTCDDGHIFCNSCIIRGIEAKLADGGTNTTCFINCNGEFRLSTLQKILPRTLFSILINKKQEAEVMAAGLEGLVSCPFCHFAYIPPPEDKVFKCLNVECMKESCRLCREPDHVPLKCHNEKIDRARLFVEEKMTEALVRKCYKCSRPYYKEHGCNKIQCQCGATMCYICDAVVTGYNHFHDSTSTFSKRCPLWSTNHLMNDETVKEVGKKALEYVKNKDPNIKIDAADLILGNSNNADNPSSGSHVLLERVNKITQFNT, via the exons ATGTTAACAAGAATAGGTAACATGAAAGACTATGAGTTTGATAGTAATTTGGCAGTAGCTGGGCCTTCTAATATTAAGAATCTAAACTACAATACATCAAAATGTAAAACTATTAAAGAGAAAATGGTTGTAgaaaaattagtttcaaatGAGTTATCTTCTTCTGATACATATTCAGATACAGATGATTCTTATTCTGTAAACTGTGATGAATTCCAAGAACCATCTTCACCTTTAGATGTCAATATAGAATTTTGTGGTGCTATATCTAACGCCAATGATGATTCTTCATGTAGTGTTGTTGATATAGAAATactagaagaaaataataatgACCCAAACAATAACTTAGATTCCATAGAGAGATTCCAAGAACAGGTAAACTCAAGTTCAGAGCCACCTGATAACAGACAAAGAATGAAGTCTGtgaaatgtttaaatattcCAACACCAGGTTGTAGCAAGGATTTTGATGAAACCAAATCTGATCATTCTCTTGACATAAAATTACAAGAAGAAGTTACACAAATATGTAATCTTTTACCTAAGCTTAAATACAAGTTAGTCTATGCTACTCTACGAAAAAATCGTGAGGCAGAAAATCGTGTAGAGCTCAGCCTCTGGGATTTATTACCAAATAAAAGGCCGACAGTAAAATTTCcattgaaaagaaaattgttaggTAACGGTTCTTCTAAAAAATCTGAAAAGATCTCttccaaaattaaaattatcgaaTGTACAGAGACAGATTCCTCGGATAATTTGTTGAAATATGCGGAGCGGAATGGAAAACAAATTAATTGTGCTCAAAAAACACTGGAAGATTTATTGAGTAGCAGTGATTCTGAACTATCAGGACATCTAATGAATGACTATAAAGGTTTTCAATCTACTCAAAATCGAATATTACAACCAGCAAAATTAATACATGATAAAAGGCAATCATTTATGAATCGAGTTACCGCAGTTCCTTCTCCTATTTTATCTCCATCGAAATTAACGTACATTACTGCGCCACAACACACAATTGTAAACAGTAAAAACGTGTCAAAATATGCAagatgtaaaaataaaaaatctgtaAAAAAAGTGAATATACCTTTAGGAAGAAATGTATTTCTACCACCTACAACAAATGAACCAATGGATCTGTACATGAActatttaaattttgtaaaaaatatgaaaaaacagaaattaattggaaaagctccaaattttgattttaaaatgAGATATCAGGTAAGAGAAACATACCTAAAGCCACAGACTGCAAATTGTAGTGTAAATAATTCACAGTTCAGAAATACAACAAATTCATCAAAGACATTAAATGTTGTTAACATAGACTGTGGTAATGATAGTATAGCAAATGGTTTAAATTTTGAAAACACTAACACTATAAGTTCTACTAATTTGTCATTTCATAATGCATCCACTAATGCAACAGCAATAAATTCACAAAATGCATCTCGGAATGAATCAGCTAGTACTATGTCTGAAAACTCCGATTTAGCAACAAAAACTGTAAATTTACAAAACTTATCTCAAAATGTATTATCCGGCACAGCATTTGAAAGAAAAAATATTGCATTACACGTTGAATCTGCTGAGCTAACAGTAGAAGTAGCTGCAGCAACAGGAGTTGATTCGGATATTCTATTATATCCTGGATCAAGTAATACAACAACAAATTCAATTCTTCCATGCACCTCAGCTCAAGTTATCAGTACAGTAACAAGTTTAGATAATTTATTACCTCAAAGTCAGCTAAGCACTACAAGAACCATGCCATCTACTGTTCCTACAGTAAGTGTTGCTGAATCTTGTTCAAGAAAACACTCCATTTTGAGTGAAATATCTGATCATTCCACAGCAAAAATTTTGGATGAACTGTCCACTTCTTCTGAAGTTGACTCTATACCTGATGTAGTAGAACATGCACGTGGAGCTGTTAAGAAAAAAGCTCTTAGAAACGAGATAATTGATCTGTCTCCAAAATTTCAACAAATGTATGAGGAATTAATGTTTGTATTTCCTGAACGACATAAGGatactattaaaaatatatgtttAATGTAtttcaagaaagaaaaaaatggtGGTCAAACTGTACAAATAAAGGACTTAATTGACTTTATACTTCAGAGTGAAAATCTATATCCAGataagaaatatgggaaagggaTTACACAAGATTATCAAAAAGAAACTAATGTTAAATATGATCAGTATACTTATTTGTTAAGTGTCTTTCCCAATGCAGATTCAGCATATTTGGCAAAAGTTGTAGCAAGCATGAATGGCAGTCTGGATTCTATAAATCAGTTTATAGATACTCAATGTGAGAATCCGACTTATCTCACAAGAGAGAAGGCAGAGTTGAGGAGGGGAAGAAATATAGAAGAACAAATGCAGTATGGTTCTGGTTTTAATGTGAAACAATTTTTGGAAACAATTCCAGATCCATTTGATTATTTTGAAAATCCAAATAGACAGTGTGAATATAGTGAATCTGCATTGAATTTTCTTAAGTATCGTTTCAAACGATTTAAGACTGATACTTTGAAGAATCTGTATAAAACAGAAAAGTATAATGTAACTTCCACTGCACGAGCCTTGGAAAACATGGTACCTGACAAATATCCAGAACGGAATATTTACTGTAAGGAAATAAATCCAAAGGAGGAACATGCATTTATAATACATAAGGTACAAATTAGAGAATACATGAAGAAATTGAAGGAAGAGGAGAAAGAGAAGAAAGCATTCGAGAAATTAAAGAGTAATAATGAACTTCTGGAGTGCCAGTGTTGTTATGATAATGAATGCATGCCATCTAAATGTTCAACATGCGACGATGGACATATATTTTGTAATTCGTGTATTATAAGAGGCATTGAAGCAAAATTGGCGGACGGTGGGACAAATACTACATGTTTTATAAATTGTAATGGCGAATTCAGACTTTCTACTCTACAGAAGATACTACCACGAACACTGTTTAGTATCCTTATCAATAAGAAACAAGAAGCGGAAGTAATGGCTGCTGGGTTAGAAGGTTTAGTTTCCTGTCCGTTTTGTCATTTTGCATATATACCTCCTCCAGAGGATAAAGTTTTTAAATGCCTTAATGTTGAATGCATGAAGGAGTCATGTCG ATTATGTAGAGAGCCAGATCACGTACCTCTAAAATGTCACAACGAAAAAATTGACCGAGCGCGTTTGTTCGTGGAAGAAAAAATGACAGAGGCTCTTGTGCGTAAATGTTACAAATGTAGTCGTCCATATTACAAAGAACATGGTTGCAATAAAattcagtgtcagtgtggtgctacaatgTGTTATATTTGTGATGCAGTAGTCACAGGGTATAACCATTTTCATGATAGTACAAGTACTTTCTCGAAACG TTGTCCATTGTGGAGCACCAATCATCTAATGAATGATGAAACAGTTAAAGAAGTTGGCAAAAAAGCTTTAGAATACGTAAAAAACAAAGATCCCAATATCAAAATAGACGCAGCTGATTTAATACTTGGTAATAGTAATAATGCAGACAATCCTTCCAGTGGTTCACACGTACTTTTG gAACGTGTAAACAAAATAACACAATTTAATACGTAG
- the LOC143342687 gene encoding uncharacterized protein LOC143342687 isoform X2: protein MLTRIGNMKDYEFDSNLAVAGPSNIKNLNYNTSKCKTIKEKMVVEKLVSNELSSSDTYSDTDDSYSVNCDEFQEPSSPLDVNIEFCGAISNANDDSSCSVVDIEILEENNNDPNNNLDSIERFQEQVNSSSEPPDNRQRMKSVKCLNIPTPGCSKDFDETKSDHSLDIKLQEEVTQICNLLPKLKYKLVYATLRKNREAENRVELSLWDLLPNKRPTVKFPLKRKLLGNGSSKKSEKISSKIKIIECTETDSSDNLLKYAERNGKQINCAQKTLEDLLSSSDSELSGHLMNDYKGFQSTQNRILQPAKLIHDKRQSFMNRVTAVPSPILSPSKLTYITAPQHTIVNSKNVSKYARCKNKKSVKKVNIPLGRNVFLPPTTNEPMDLYMNYLNFVKNMKKQKLIGKAPNFDFKMRYQVRETYLKPQTANCSVNNSQFRNTTNSSKTLNVVNIDCGNDSIANGLNFENTNTISSTNLSFHNASTNATAINSQNASRNESASTMSENSDLATKTVNLQNLSQNVLSGTAFERKNIALHVESAELTVEVAAATGVDSDILLYPGSSNTTTNSILPCTSAQVISTVTSLDNLLPQSQLSTTRTMPSTVPTVSVAESCSRKHSILSEISDHSTAKILDELSTSSEVDSIPDVVEHARGAVKKKALRNEIIDLSPKFQQMYEELMFVFPERHKDTIKNICLMYFKKEKNGGQTVQIKDLIDFILQSENLYPDKKYGKGITQDYQKETNVKYDQYTYLLSVFPNADSAYLAKVVASMNGSLDSINQFIDTQCENPTYLTREKAELRRGRNIEEQMQYGSGFNVKQFLETIPDPFDYFENPNRQCEYSESALNFLKYRFKRFKTDTLKNLYKTEKYNVTSTARALENMVPDKYPERNIYCKEINPKEEHAFIIHKVQIREYMKKLKEEEKEKKAFEKLKSNNELLECQCCYDNECMPSKCSTCDDGHIFCNSCIIRGIEAKLADGGTNTTCFINCNGEFRLSTLQKILPRTLFSILINKKQEAEVMAAGLEGLVSCPFCHFAYIPPPEDKVFKCLNVECMKESCRLCREPDHVPLKCHNEKIDRARLFVEEKMTEALVRKCYKCSRPYYKEHGCNKIQCQCGATMCYICDAVVTGYNHFHDSTSTFSKRQVKHKNYSIYCLK from the exons ATGTTAACAAGAATAGGTAACATGAAAGACTATGAGTTTGATAGTAATTTGGCAGTAGCTGGGCCTTCTAATATTAAGAATCTAAACTACAATACATCAAAATGTAAAACTATTAAAGAGAAAATGGTTGTAgaaaaattagtttcaaatGAGTTATCTTCTTCTGATACATATTCAGATACAGATGATTCTTATTCTGTAAACTGTGATGAATTCCAAGAACCATCTTCACCTTTAGATGTCAATATAGAATTTTGTGGTGCTATATCTAACGCCAATGATGATTCTTCATGTAGTGTTGTTGATATAGAAATactagaagaaaataataatgACCCAAACAATAACTTAGATTCCATAGAGAGATTCCAAGAACAGGTAAACTCAAGTTCAGAGCCACCTGATAACAGACAAAGAATGAAGTCTGtgaaatgtttaaatattcCAACACCAGGTTGTAGCAAGGATTTTGATGAAACCAAATCTGATCATTCTCTTGACATAAAATTACAAGAAGAAGTTACACAAATATGTAATCTTTTACCTAAGCTTAAATACAAGTTAGTCTATGCTACTCTACGAAAAAATCGTGAGGCAGAAAATCGTGTAGAGCTCAGCCTCTGGGATTTATTACCAAATAAAAGGCCGACAGTAAAATTTCcattgaaaagaaaattgttaggTAACGGTTCTTCTAAAAAATCTGAAAAGATCTCttccaaaattaaaattatcgaaTGTACAGAGACAGATTCCTCGGATAATTTGTTGAAATATGCGGAGCGGAATGGAAAACAAATTAATTGTGCTCAAAAAACACTGGAAGATTTATTGAGTAGCAGTGATTCTGAACTATCAGGACATCTAATGAATGACTATAAAGGTTTTCAATCTACTCAAAATCGAATATTACAACCAGCAAAATTAATACATGATAAAAGGCAATCATTTATGAATCGAGTTACCGCAGTTCCTTCTCCTATTTTATCTCCATCGAAATTAACGTACATTACTGCGCCACAACACACAATTGTAAACAGTAAAAACGTGTCAAAATATGCAagatgtaaaaataaaaaatctgtaAAAAAAGTGAATATACCTTTAGGAAGAAATGTATTTCTACCACCTACAACAAATGAACCAATGGATCTGTACATGAActatttaaattttgtaaaaaatatgaaaaaacagaaattaattggaaaagctccaaattttgattttaaaatgAGATATCAGGTAAGAGAAACATACCTAAAGCCACAGACTGCAAATTGTAGTGTAAATAATTCACAGTTCAGAAATACAACAAATTCATCAAAGACATTAAATGTTGTTAACATAGACTGTGGTAATGATAGTATAGCAAATGGTTTAAATTTTGAAAACACTAACACTATAAGTTCTACTAATTTGTCATTTCATAATGCATCCACTAATGCAACAGCAATAAATTCACAAAATGCATCTCGGAATGAATCAGCTAGTACTATGTCTGAAAACTCCGATTTAGCAACAAAAACTGTAAATTTACAAAACTTATCTCAAAATGTATTATCCGGCACAGCATTTGAAAGAAAAAATATTGCATTACACGTTGAATCTGCTGAGCTAACAGTAGAAGTAGCTGCAGCAACAGGAGTTGATTCGGATATTCTATTATATCCTGGATCAAGTAATACAACAACAAATTCAATTCTTCCATGCACCTCAGCTCAAGTTATCAGTACAGTAACAAGTTTAGATAATTTATTACCTCAAAGTCAGCTAAGCACTACAAGAACCATGCCATCTACTGTTCCTACAGTAAGTGTTGCTGAATCTTGTTCAAGAAAACACTCCATTTTGAGTGAAATATCTGATCATTCCACAGCAAAAATTTTGGATGAACTGTCCACTTCTTCTGAAGTTGACTCTATACCTGATGTAGTAGAACATGCACGTGGAGCTGTTAAGAAAAAAGCTCTTAGAAACGAGATAATTGATCTGTCTCCAAAATTTCAACAAATGTATGAGGAATTAATGTTTGTATTTCCTGAACGACATAAGGatactattaaaaatatatgtttAATGTAtttcaagaaagaaaaaaatggtGGTCAAACTGTACAAATAAAGGACTTAATTGACTTTATACTTCAGAGTGAAAATCTATATCCAGataagaaatatgggaaagggaTTACACAAGATTATCAAAAAGAAACTAATGTTAAATATGATCAGTATACTTATTTGTTAAGTGTCTTTCCCAATGCAGATTCAGCATATTTGGCAAAAGTTGTAGCAAGCATGAATGGCAGTCTGGATTCTATAAATCAGTTTATAGATACTCAATGTGAGAATCCGACTTATCTCACAAGAGAGAAGGCAGAGTTGAGGAGGGGAAGAAATATAGAAGAACAAATGCAGTATGGTTCTGGTTTTAATGTGAAACAATTTTTGGAAACAATTCCAGATCCATTTGATTATTTTGAAAATCCAAATAGACAGTGTGAATATAGTGAATCTGCATTGAATTTTCTTAAGTATCGTTTCAAACGATTTAAGACTGATACTTTGAAGAATCTGTATAAAACAGAAAAGTATAATGTAACTTCCACTGCACGAGCCTTGGAAAACATGGTACCTGACAAATATCCAGAACGGAATATTTACTGTAAGGAAATAAATCCAAAGGAGGAACATGCATTTATAATACATAAGGTACAAATTAGAGAATACATGAAGAAATTGAAGGAAGAGGAGAAAGAGAAGAAAGCATTCGAGAAATTAAAGAGTAATAATGAACTTCTGGAGTGCCAGTGTTGTTATGATAATGAATGCATGCCATCTAAATGTTCAACATGCGACGATGGACATATATTTTGTAATTCGTGTATTATAAGAGGCATTGAAGCAAAATTGGCGGACGGTGGGACAAATACTACATGTTTTATAAATTGTAATGGCGAATTCAGACTTTCTACTCTACAGAAGATACTACCACGAACACTGTTTAGTATCCTTATCAATAAGAAACAAGAAGCGGAAGTAATGGCTGCTGGGTTAGAAGGTTTAGTTTCCTGTCCGTTTTGTCATTTTGCATATATACCTCCTCCAGAGGATAAAGTTTTTAAATGCCTTAATGTTGAATGCATGAAGGAGTCATGTCG ATTATGTAGAGAGCCAGATCACGTACCTCTAAAATGTCACAACGAAAAAATTGACCGAGCGCGTTTGTTCGTGGAAGAAAAAATGACAGAGGCTCTTGTGCGTAAATGTTACAAATGTAGTCGTCCATATTACAAAGAACATGGTTGCAATAAAattcagtgtcagtgtggtgctacaatgTGTTATATTTGTGATGCAGTAGTCACAGGGTATAACCATTTTCATGATAGTACAAGTACTTTCTCGAAACGGCAAGTAAAGCATAAGAATTATTCTATCTATTGCTTAAAGTAA
- the Arpc1 gene encoding actin-related protein 2/3 complex, subunit 1A has product MTDVHNLSVDAISCHAWNKDRKEVAVCPNNNEIQVHKRTSSGWKLLQNLQEHDMHVMGIDWAPNTNRIVTCSADKNAYVWTLESDGKWKPGWVLVRLNRAATCVKWSPLENKFAVGSGGKVIAVCYFVSENNWWQCKHIKRPLRSTVTTVDWHPDNKVLVAGSTDYRVRVFSAFISDMEDAPGTGPWGQSNTLGTLLAEFQNSPNGGGWIHSVAFSPCGNKICWVAHNSSICIADATKGNAVVRLYTEHLPFLSCVWMGSNSIVAAGHSCMPMLYSIDDNGQLCFVSKLDNTQKKEAAGLSAMRKFQSLDRQSRTDTNDNALDSIHQNIINCLRRVSDNEFSTSSLDGQLVVWDLKLLENSIAGLKIA; this is encoded by the exons ATGACAGATGTTCATAACTTAAGTGTTGATGCTATCAGCTGTCACGCTTGGAATAAGGACAGAAAAG AAGTAGCTGTCTGCCCAAATAATAATGAGATTCAAGTTCACAAGCGTACATCAAGTGGTTGGAAATTACTGCAAAATCTACAGGAGCATGATATGCATGTTATGGGCATTGATTGGGCACCGAATACCAACCGAATAGTTACTTGTTCCGCAGATAAGAATGCGTATGTTTGGACGCTAGAAAGTGATGGAAAGTGGAAGCCTGGTTGGGTGCTTGTAAGATTAAATAGAGCAGCAACTTGTGTAAAATGGTCTCCATTAG aaaataaatttgctgTTGGATCTGGAGGTAAAGTAATAGCTGTATGTTACTTTGTCTCAGAAAATAATTGGTGGCAATGTAAGCATATAAAGCGTCCATTAAGGTCCACTGTAACCACAGTTGATTGGCATCCAGACAACAAAGTTTTGGTTGCTGGATCAACTGATTATAGAGTTCGTGTCTTTAGTGCTTTTATAAGTGATATGGAGGATGCACCAGGAACAGGTCCTTGGGGCCAAAGTAATACTTTAGGAACGTTACTTGCTGAATTCCAAAATAGTCCCAATGGAG gTGGTTGGATACACTCTGTTGCATTTAGTCCTTGTGGTAATAAAATTTGTTGGGTAGCACACAATTCATCTATATGCATTGCAGATGCTACCAAAGGAAATGCAGTTGTAAGATTGTATACAGAACATTTGCCTTTTTTAAGTTGCGTTTGGATGGGATCCAATTCCATTGTTGCCGCG GGACATAGTTGTATGCCCATGCTGTATTCCATAGACGACAATGGTCAGTTGTGTTTTGTATCGAAATTAGATAACACACAGAAAAAGGAGGCTGCCGGATTATCTGCAATGCGTAAATTCCAATCGTTGGATCGCCAATCGAGAACAGATACGAATGATAACGCCTTGGACAGTATACACCAAAATATAATTAATTGCCTACGCAGAGTATCCgataacgaatttagtacgagcaGTTTAGATGGCCAACTTGTAGTATGGGATCTCAAG CTTCTAGAGAATTCCATTGCTGGTCTCAAGATAGCATaa